Proteins encoded together in one Oceanobacillus iheyensis HTE831 window:
- a CDS encoding YqzL family protein: protein MVDLTWKLFSQTGNIETYLLMKELENATMDNNGQAKESTEVSSTETNL, encoded by the coding sequence GTGGTAGATTTAACATGGAAGTTGTTTAGTCAGACAGGAAACATAGAAACCTATTTATTGATGAAAGAATTAGAAAATGCAACAATGGATAATAATGGACAGGCTAAAGAATCAACAGAAGTATCTTCTACTGAAACCAATCTATAG
- a CDS encoding diacylglycerol kinase family protein: protein MKGKRRKIGFRYAWDGLKEIASTESNFQLHLISTVIVIFFGIIIGLSNVEWAIIMLTIGLVLITEMINSSIEKVMDYVQPEIHPAVKHIKDVSAGAVLIAAIIAVVVGIMIFVPRIIELM from the coding sequence TTGAAAGGTAAACGAAGAAAAATAGGCTTCCGATATGCTTGGGATGGTCTTAAAGAAATTGCTTCGACGGAATCCAATTTTCAACTACATTTAATTTCAACGGTAATTGTAATATTTTTTGGTATCATCATTGGCTTATCAAATGTAGAGTGGGCAATCATTATGCTCACAATTGGACTGGTGTTAATTACAGAAATGATTAACAGCTCCATAGAAAAAGTAATGGATTATGTACAACCTGAGATTCATCCAGCAGTCAAACATATTAAGGATGTTTCAGCAGGTGCAGTTTTAATCGCTGCTATTATTGCAGTAGTAGTTGGTATTATGATTTTTGTTCCTAGGATAATTGAGCTTATGTAA
- the recO gene encoding DNA repair protein RecO, producing the protein MLEKIDGIIIKTKDYGETHKLVTIFSNKIGKFNALAKGAKKPKSRMAAVTQPFINARFFVYIGSGLSTIQQGEVLDSFRIIREDIFKTAYVSYMAELTDKLLDAKENDPFLYEQFYQTLLWINNQDEVDIPVIMYELKLYKKAGFAPVLHQCSRCGNQEGLSKFSIREGGMLCQQCAYFDPEAIHISEKLSRLLYLFSEVDLKRIGNIRMKKENVQLIRKILYEYYDQYGGFWIKSRKVLDQLDFFIPNVKNGNSYNE; encoded by the coding sequence TTGCTTGAAAAAATTGATGGAATTATTATTAAAACGAAAGACTATGGAGAAACGCATAAATTAGTAACTATATTTAGTAATAAAATAGGTAAATTTAATGCTTTGGCAAAAGGCGCAAAAAAACCAAAAAGTAGGATGGCTGCTGTTACGCAGCCATTCATTAATGCTCGATTCTTTGTATATATCGGATCAGGATTGAGTACGATACAACAGGGGGAAGTACTTGACTCTTTTCGGATTATTCGAGAAGATATTTTTAAAACTGCTTATGTATCATATATGGCAGAACTAACCGATAAACTGCTTGATGCTAAAGAAAATGACCCGTTCTTATACGAACAATTTTATCAGACTTTATTGTGGATAAATAATCAAGATGAGGTAGATATCCCTGTAATTATGTATGAATTAAAGTTATATAAAAAAGCAGGATTTGCCCCTGTTCTTCACCAATGTAGTAGATGCGGTAATCAAGAAGGCCTGAGTAAGTTTTCAATTAGAGAAGGTGGCATGTTATGTCAACAATGCGCTTATTTTGATCCGGAAGCCATTCATATATCGGAAAAGTTATCTCGTTTGCTGTATCTTTTTAGTGAAGTAGATTTAAAGCGAATTGGAAATATTCGAATGAAGAAAGAAAATGTTCAATTGATAAGAAAAATACTGTATGAGTATTATGATCAGTACGGTGGATTTTGGATAAAATCCCGTAAAGTATTAGATCAACTCGATTTTTTTATTCCGAATGTAAAGAACGGTAATTCCTACAATGAATAA
- the ybeY gene encoding rRNA maturation RNase YbeY, with amino-acid sequence MHIDFHDETNSVSEDYIDLIQRLLDFAAQKEGVTSEAELSVNFVDNKEIQVLNRNYRQKDTPTDVISFAMQESNEDEMEIIGADGPLVLGDIVISVDKAKEQSIEYDHSLERELGFLAVHGFLHLLGYDHMKEEDEKKMFSRQEEILGEFGVER; translated from the coding sequence ATGCATATTGACTTTCACGATGAAACAAACTCTGTATCGGAGGATTATATTGATTTAATTCAACGATTATTGGATTTTGCTGCTCAAAAAGAAGGAGTTACTTCTGAAGCTGAATTGTCCGTAAACTTTGTCGACAATAAAGAAATTCAAGTTCTCAACCGTAATTACCGTCAAAAAGATACTCCAACAGATGTTATTTCATTTGCAATGCAAGAAAGTAATGAAGATGAGATGGAGATCATCGGAGCTGATGGACCACTAGTATTAGGAGATATTGTTATCTCTGTGGATAAAGCAAAAGAACAATCCATTGAATATGATCATAGTCTAGAAAGAGAATTAGGATTTTTAGCAGTACATGGTTTTTTACACCTGTTAGGTTATGATCATATGAAAGAAGAGGATGAGAAGAAAATGTTTTCTCGACAAGAAGAAATACTAGGTGAGTTTGGCGTTGAAAGGTAA
- the glyS gene encoding glycine--tRNA ligase subunit beta, producing MARDVLIEIGLEELPARFIDDAELQLYTKTKQWLEENRISSENVISYSTPRRLAVFVKNMAEKQSSIEEDVKGPALKIAKDEDGNWTKAAQGFTKGQGLTTDDIVVREVKGISYIYVTKHIEGRPIQELLPEFKSIIESITFGKNMRWGSETIRYARPIRWLVAMMGNEVIPFEIAHVATNNVTYGHRFLGEEVTIQEPAEYEKTLKDNYVIVKAKDRETLIVEQLSKLEREHGFEIPVDQELLEEVRNLVEFPTAFVGKFEEAYLEIPPEVLITSMKEHQRYFPVHKKGVLQPYFVGVRNGDNYHIETVAKGNEKVLRARLADAEFFYNEDLHQSIDFFQEKLTKVVFQEKLGTYSDKVERMKQIADRISEKLSLESDDRKIIERAAEISKFDLMTSMVNEFTELQGIIGEKYANHFGENSATSQAIKEHYQPKHAKDDLPQTVIGSVVSVADKLDTIAGCIAVGLVPTGSQDPYGLRRQASAILRILHNEKWNLTVEELIDIALDVFQKSNVTIMEKTNEELIEFFRLRAVYLMKDKGLEVDVIHAVTDQKLGNVFVSFEKAKELSDKRNDETFKPIQEALVRVLNLSNKVETNELIREDKLETESEKILYTRYLDIKETYEKQLLHNETKQALATLAQLAAPIHAFFDNNMVMADDLEIRNNRLALIQALTSLILPYADLRKIEWKQQF from the coding sequence ATGGCACGTGATGTATTAATTGAGATTGGATTAGAAGAGCTACCTGCGCGATTTATTGATGATGCAGAGTTACAATTATATACCAAAACAAAGCAGTGGTTAGAAGAAAATAGAATTTCTTCAGAGAACGTAATATCTTATTCAACCCCAAGAAGATTAGCTGTTTTTGTAAAAAATATGGCTGAAAAACAATCATCCATTGAAGAAGATGTAAAAGGTCCCGCACTTAAAATTGCCAAAGATGAAGATGGTAATTGGACTAAGGCTGCACAAGGATTTACGAAAGGTCAGGGATTGACTACAGACGATATTGTTGTTAGAGAAGTAAAGGGCATTTCTTATATTTATGTTACAAAACATATAGAAGGAAGACCTATTCAAGAATTATTACCTGAGTTCAAATCGATAATTGAGTCCATAACTTTTGGTAAAAATATGCGCTGGGGTAGTGAGACTATTCGTTATGCACGACCAATCCGTTGGTTAGTGGCTATGATGGGAAATGAAGTAATTCCATTTGAAATTGCTCATGTGGCTACAAATAATGTAACGTATGGCCATCGGTTTTTAGGAGAAGAAGTAACCATACAGGAACCGGCTGAATATGAGAAGACATTAAAAGATAATTATGTGATTGTAAAAGCAAAAGATAGAGAAACGCTAATTGTTGAACAACTATCAAAACTGGAACGAGAGCATGGTTTTGAAATTCCAGTGGATCAGGAATTACTTGAAGAGGTCCGGAACTTAGTAGAATTCCCAACCGCATTTGTTGGAAAATTTGAAGAAGCTTACTTAGAAATTCCACCTGAGGTTTTAATAACGTCGATGAAAGAACATCAACGATATTTTCCAGTCCACAAAAAAGGGGTCTTACAACCTTATTTTGTAGGTGTTCGTAATGGCGATAATTATCATATTGAAACAGTTGCCAAAGGTAATGAAAAGGTATTAAGAGCTCGGTTAGCTGATGCAGAATTTTTCTATAACGAAGACCTTCATCAATCCATTGATTTCTTCCAAGAGAAGCTAACGAAAGTAGTTTTTCAAGAAAAGCTAGGTACTTATTCAGATAAAGTAGAAAGAATGAAACAAATTGCTGATCGTATATCAGAGAAACTTTCTTTGGAATCGGACGATAGAAAAATAATTGAACGAGCAGCAGAAATTTCTAAGTTTGATTTAATGACAAGTATGGTTAATGAGTTTACTGAATTGCAGGGGATTATTGGTGAAAAGTACGCAAATCATTTCGGCGAAAATTCAGCCACCTCACAAGCTATAAAAGAGCATTATCAGCCCAAACATGCCAAGGATGATTTACCACAAACGGTAATCGGTTCTGTTGTTAGTGTAGCAGATAAGTTAGATACAATTGCTGGTTGTATAGCAGTTGGACTAGTGCCAACTGGTTCACAAGATCCATATGGACTACGGAGACAGGCTTCGGCTATATTACGGATATTGCATAATGAAAAATGGAATCTTACTGTAGAGGAATTAATTGATATTGCACTAGATGTTTTTCAAAAATCCAATGTTACTATTATGGAGAAAACCAACGAAGAATTAATTGAGTTCTTCCGTTTGCGGGCAGTGTATTTAATGAAGGATAAAGGCTTAGAAGTGGACGTTATCCACGCTGTAACAGATCAAAAGCTTGGTAATGTATTTGTATCATTCGAAAAGGCAAAGGAATTATCTGACAAACGAAATGATGAGACATTCAAACCAATTCAGGAAGCACTCGTACGTGTGTTAAATTTATCAAATAAAGTAGAAACGAATGAATTGATTCGTGAAGATAAGTTAGAAACCGAATCTGAGAAAATTCTTTATACACGCTATTTGGATATCAAGGAAACTTATGAAAAACAACTCTTGCATAATGAAACAAAACAGGCATTAGCTACGCTTGCACAGCTTGCAGCTCCAATTCATGCGTTCTTTGACAATAATATGGTAATGGCAGATGATTTAGAGATACGTAATAACCGGCTTGCATTAATACAAGCATTAACATCACTAATTCTTCCATATGCTGATTTAAGAAAAATTGAATGGAAACAACAGTTTTAA
- the glyQ gene encoding glycine--tRNA ligase subunit alpha produces the protein MNIQEMILTLQNHWSEHNCILMQAYDTEKGAGTMSPMTLLRSLGPEPWNVAYVEPSRRPDDGRYGENPNRLYQHHQFQVIMKPSPDNIQELYLESLKKLGINPLEHDIRFVEDNWENPTLGAAGLGWEVWLDGMEITQFTYFQQIGGLEANPVTVELTYGIERLASYIQDKENVFDLEWNNGVTIRDIFYQPEYEHSTYTFKESNTDMLFDLFSMYEQEAKQTMEKGLVFPAYDYVLKCSHTFNLLDAKGVISVTERTGYIARIRNLARSISKIYVSEREKLGFPMLQEKGAK, from the coding sequence ATGAATATACAAGAAATGATTTTAACACTACAAAATCATTGGTCAGAACATAATTGTATACTTATGCAAGCCTATGATACAGAAAAAGGTGCAGGTACGATGTCTCCAATGACACTATTAAGAAGTTTAGGTCCAGAGCCTTGGAATGTAGCTTATGTGGAACCATCTAGACGTCCTGATGATGGTAGATATGGGGAGAATCCGAACCGGCTATATCAACATCATCAATTCCAAGTAATTATGAAGCCATCACCAGATAACATTCAAGAACTATATTTAGAGTCATTAAAAAAACTAGGGATTAACCCGTTGGAACATGATATTCGTTTTGTGGAAGACAACTGGGAGAATCCAACTTTAGGTGCAGCGGGATTAGGCTGGGAAGTATGGCTAGATGGCATGGAAATCACTCAATTCACCTATTTCCAGCAAATTGGCGGACTCGAAGCAAATCCTGTAACGGTAGAATTAACATATGGAATTGAACGTTTAGCTTCGTATATTCAGGATAAAGAAAATGTGTTTGATCTTGAATGGAATAATGGTGTTACCATTCGAGATATCTTTTATCAACCTGAATATGAACATTCCACTTATACTTTTAAAGAGTCTAATACAGATATGCTTTTCGACTTGTTCTCAATGTATGAACAAGAAGCGAAGCAAACGATGGAAAAAGGACTCGTATTTCCTGCATATGATTATGTGCTTAAATGTTCACATACATTTAACCTCCTTGATGCAAAAGGAGTAATTTCCGTAACAGAAAGAACGGGTTACATAGCTCGAATTCGTAATTTAGCGAGAAGTATTTCCAAAATATATGTTTCCGAACGCGAAAAATTAGGTTTTCCAATGCTTCAAGAGAAAGGAGCTAAATAA
- the floA gene encoding flotillin-like protein FloA (flotillin-like protein involved in membrane lipid rafts), producing the protein MENSIILPIIIIAAVLIALAILFTFVPVALWISALAAGVKISIFTLIGMRLRRVVPNRVINPLIKAHKAGLNVKTNQLESHYLAGGNVDRVVNALIAAHRANIDLPFERGAAIDLAGRDVLEAVQMSVNPKVIETPFIAGIAMDGIEVKALARITVRANIDRLVGGAGEETIIARVGEGVVSTIGSSDHHKQVLENPDSISQTVLSKGLDSGTAFEILSIDIADVDIGKNIGAILQTDQAEADKNIAQAKAEERRAMAVAQEQEMVARVQEMRAKVVEAEADVPLALAEALRSGKMGVMDYMNYQNIDADTDMRDSIGKLSKENKDDDQQ; encoded by the coding sequence ATGGAAAACAGTATAATTTTACCAATAATTATTATAGCAGCGGTACTCATCGCTTTAGCAATTTTGTTTACTTTTGTACCAGTAGCACTATGGATTAGTGCACTTGCTGCAGGGGTTAAGATAAGTATCTTCACTCTAATTGGGATGCGTTTACGTAGGGTTGTACCAAATCGAGTAATTAATCCGCTGATTAAAGCGCATAAAGCAGGATTAAATGTAAAAACCAATCAATTAGAGAGCCATTACCTTGCGGGTGGTAATGTGGACCGAGTAGTGAATGCATTAATTGCAGCACACCGTGCAAACATAGATTTACCATTTGAACGTGGGGCAGCTATTGACTTAGCTGGTCGTGATGTTTTGGAAGCTGTACAAATGAGCGTTAATCCAAAAGTTATTGAAACGCCGTTTATTGCAGGTATTGCTATGGATGGTATTGAAGTAAAGGCACTTGCTCGTATCACAGTGCGTGCAAATATTGACCGTTTGGTCGGTGGTGCAGGTGAAGAAACAATTATCGCTCGTGTTGGTGAAGGTGTTGTAAGTACTATCGGTAGCTCTGATCACCATAAACAAGTTTTAGAAAATCCAGATTCTATTTCACAAACAGTGTTGAGTAAAGGTCTGGACTCTGGTACTGCATTTGAAATTCTATCTATTGATATTGCAGATGTGGACATCGGCAAGAACATTGGTGCAATCTTACAAACTGACCAAGCAGAAGCAGATAAGAATATTGCACAAGCAAAAGCAGAAGAACGTCGCGCAATGGCAGTAGCACAAGAACAAGAAATGGTCGCTCGTGTTCAAGAAATGCGTGCGAAAGTTGTGGAAGCAGAAGCGGATGTACCACTTGCTTTAGCAGAAGCATTACGTTCAGGAAAAATGGGTGTTATGGATTATATGAATTACCAAAACATTGATGCTGATACAGATATGCGTGATTCTATTGGTAAATTGTCTAAAGAGAATAAAGATGATGACCAACAGTAA
- the era gene encoding GTPase Era: METNFKSGFLSIIGRPNVGKSTFMNKVIGQKIAIMSDKAQTTRNKIQGVFTTNDAQMIFIDTPGIHKPKHRLGDFMVQIAEDTLNEVDSILFMINADEGYGRGDQYIIDLLQKVNSPVFLIINKIDLIHPDQLLPLIEKYKSLYDFEEIIPISALEGNNVDHLVDVLKEHLPEGPQYYPEDQVTDHPERFVISELIREKVLHLTKEEVPHSIAVVIENIEKNENEKLLIQATIVTERSSQKGILIGKQGTMLKNIGKQARRDIEALLGSKVYLELWIKVKKDWRNRQNQLHEFGFRSDEY, encoded by the coding sequence ATGGAAACAAATTTTAAATCAGGATTTTTATCAATTATTGGTCGCCCTAATGTTGGTAAATCAACTTTTATGAATAAAGTAATCGGTCAAAAGATTGCAATTATGAGTGATAAAGCGCAGACAACAAGGAACAAAATACAAGGTGTATTTACTACAAATGATGCACAAATGATCTTTATCGACACACCAGGTATTCATAAGCCGAAACATCGTCTTGGTGATTTTATGGTTCAAATTGCAGAAGATACGCTAAATGAAGTCGATAGCATATTATTCATGATAAATGCAGATGAGGGATATGGAAGAGGGGACCAATACATTATTGATTTATTGCAAAAGGTTAATAGCCCTGTATTTCTTATTATTAATAAGATTGATTTAATTCACCCTGATCAGCTATTACCACTCATTGAAAAGTACAAGTCACTATACGATTTTGAGGAAATTATACCTATATCTGCTCTAGAGGGAAATAATGTCGACCATTTAGTAGATGTGTTGAAGGAGCATTTGCCGGAAGGTCCTCAATATTATCCGGAGGATCAAGTGACAGATCACCCAGAACGATTTGTTATATCTGAATTAATACGAGAAAAGGTATTGCATTTAACAAAAGAAGAGGTGCCTCATTCAATTGCAGTAGTCATTGAGAATATAGAGAAGAATGAAAATGAAAAGTTACTAATTCAAGCGACGATTGTGACGGAAAGAAGTTCTCAAAAAGGGATATTGATTGGAAAGCAAGGAACCATGTTGAAAAATATTGGAAAACAAGCAAGAAGAGATATTGAAGCACTACTCGGCTCCAAAGTATATCTAGAGCTATGGATTAAAGTGAAAAAAGACTGGAGAAACAGGCAAAACCAATTACATGAATTTGGATTTAGAAGTGACGAATATTAA
- the yqfD gene encoding sporulation protein YqfD has translation MKRNYGKRIRGYVTVRVSGEKPELFFQKCANEGILVWDAKKISSKDCVAKLKLQDIKKLKQLRRRTLYKISFEERKGLPFGFARFLKKRFLVIGILVGVLFFLFLSNLLWSVNITGVPKEIEEKIKVQLDSYGIHSGVWLFSVDSPKDIQRNLLDDVPELLWAGVELRGTTLYLEGVEKLIVEELDPGEPGNIVAAKEGVITRMYVSKGEPVKQINDYVKPGDLLVSGDLSYEENQDEDESDSEKRKTPPITAEAEIFANTWYEVTLTVPLSYNYEQLTGKSKNKYYMKMGQLQLPIWGFRDPEFEQTQVELNEKPIQFLKWQLPISIIESEINEKQLYEGERTKEEAIDAGKKQAVKQLETELGPDAEILSEKVLHERIEHGKVKLIVYVSVEENIVKNEPIRQGD, from the coding sequence ATGAAACGTAATTATGGTAAGAGGATCCGAGGATATGTAACTGTTCGAGTCTCTGGCGAAAAGCCGGAGCTATTTTTCCAAAAATGTGCTAATGAAGGTATTTTGGTATGGGATGCAAAAAAAATCTCTTCAAAAGATTGTGTTGCTAAATTAAAGTTACAAGATATTAAGAAATTAAAACAATTACGTAGAAGAACATTATATAAAATTTCTTTTGAAGAGAGGAAAGGATTACCGTTTGGATTTGCTCGGTTTTTGAAGAAGCGATTTTTAGTAATAGGTATATTAGTTGGAGTATTGTTTTTTTTATTTTTATCTAATTTGTTATGGTCTGTTAATATCACAGGTGTACCGAAAGAAATAGAAGAAAAAATTAAAGTGCAATTAGATAGTTATGGTATTCACTCTGGTGTGTGGTTATTTTCTGTGGATTCACCAAAAGATATACAAAGAAATTTATTAGATGATGTTCCAGAATTGTTGTGGGCAGGCGTTGAATTACGAGGGACAACCCTATACTTAGAAGGGGTGGAAAAGTTAATTGTTGAAGAACTAGACCCAGGTGAACCAGGAAATATTGTTGCTGCTAAAGAAGGAGTAATAACAAGGATGTATGTTTCAAAAGGGGAACCTGTAAAACAAATTAATGATTATGTTAAACCAGGAGATTTACTCGTATCTGGAGACTTGAGTTATGAAGAAAATCAAGATGAAGATGAAAGTGACTCGGAAAAGAGAAAAACTCCACCAATTACTGCTGAAGCAGAGATCTTTGCAAATACATGGTATGAAGTTACATTAACAGTACCCTTATCGTATAATTATGAACAGTTAACAGGAAAAAGTAAAAATAAATATTATATGAAAATGGGACAACTTCAATTGCCTATATGGGGATTTCGTGATCCCGAATTTGAACAAACACAAGTGGAATTAAATGAAAAACCGATACAGTTTTTAAAATGGCAGCTACCAATTTCAATTATAGAATCTGAAATTAACGAAAAACAATTATATGAAGGTGAAAGAACGAAGGAAGAAGCGATTGATGCAGGGAAAAAGCAAGCGGTAAAACAACTAGAGACTGAACTAGGTCCTGATGCAGAAATATTGTCAGAAAAAGTTTTGCATGAACGTATCGAGCATGGTAAAGTAAAATTAATCGTTTATGTTTCTGTAGAAGAAAATATTGTTAAAAATGAACCTATTCGCCAAGGAGACTGA
- the yqfC gene encoding sporulation protein YqfC, with the protein MAKWHQRIRSLLIEQFSLPSDVILEMPRITIIGHIHFYIENHQGLEVYSNNELKLKVTNGYVQIKGDAFVLKMMLPKEIMLEGTIHEVKFLPN; encoded by the coding sequence TTGGCTAAATGGCATCAGCGAATTCGTTCACTATTAATTGAACAATTCTCTCTTCCTTCTGATGTTATTCTAGAGATGCCTAGAATAACAATCATAGGGCATATTCACTTTTATATTGAAAATCATCAAGGGTTAGAGGTTTACTCAAATAACGAATTAAAATTAAAGGTAACGAATGGTTATGTACAAATTAAAGGAGATGCATTTGTATTAAAAATGATGTTACCGAAAGAAATAATGTTGGAGGGTACCATTCATGAGGTGAAGTTTTTACCGAATTAA
- a CDS encoding HD family phosphohydrolase has product MKEKWVERYQLFKQKHSAIIIIPPAILLGLLFFVLMWDNVQTETYEIERFSNASQTIRSPITIEDEGETERRTREAVQSVPDRYDISEEVTEEKLNYVTELFDAVDKFYEEQDEEMNDDNDVPPLTDQDKAIQLKQLLSNEISNELSDQTLITFLSQSDEDLNQAKTVFIEALEETLDRGVRTENIQTAIANVEQTVEYSDFNEELTLALNDLANFTVTENSFFDYEKTSQARKDAATTVDPVMIRAGEVIVREGQTITNEIYEKLDLVGVLDSERNIFPLLGLGLLVAIITLFIAVELYRNAKENDWNMKKVAAVLLISVVTVFLMKVTSLYTSQSNQLFFVTPIATAAILHKLLLHERIAIKMAIFYSIIATVIFNGQIAGALNVEVGIYFLVSQVAAVGLLSNVKDRYAILKSAFGMSLIHIATILLFIFLSFEKYTWMDIIIQGSFGIISACLAAVLAMGMLPLFESLLGVLSDMKLLQLSNPNQPLLKKLLTEAPGTYHHSVMVANISETACEAIGANGLLARVGAYYHDIGKTVRPQYFIENQVSMRNPHDFMSPKKSAEIIISHPYDGADMLKEHHMPKEIIDIAMQHHSNSLLKYFYMKEKEENPEVEESDFRYPGPKPKLKETAIICICDSVEAAVRSLKEPTEEKIEAIVSGIIRDKVADGQLNDSPLTLKELTVIQFTICESLKGIFHSRIQYPKEEEN; this is encoded by the coding sequence GTGAAAGAGAAATGGGTAGAAAGGTATCAGTTGTTTAAACAAAAACATTCAGCAATTATTATTATTCCACCAGCAATTTTATTAGGGCTTCTATTTTTTGTATTGATGTGGGACAACGTACAGACAGAAACTTATGAAATCGAGAGGTTTAGTAACGCTAGTCAAACCATACGGTCACCAATCACAATCGAAGATGAAGGTGAGACAGAAAGAAGGACAAGGGAAGCTGTTCAATCTGTACCAGATCGATATGATATTTCAGAAGAAGTAACAGAAGAGAAATTAAATTACGTTACGGAATTATTTGATGCAGTTGATAAATTTTATGAAGAGCAAGACGAAGAAATGAATGATGACAATGATGTACCGCCATTGACCGATCAAGATAAGGCGATCCAGTTAAAGCAATTATTATCAAATGAAATAAGTAATGAACTTAGTGACCAGACTTTAATTACCTTCCTTTCCCAATCGGATGAAGATTTAAATCAAGCCAAAACGGTATTTATAGAAGCTTTAGAGGAAACATTGGATAGGGGTGTCAGGACAGAAAATATACAGACAGCAATAGCTAATGTAGAACAAACCGTAGAATATTCCGATTTCAATGAGGAATTAACATTAGCGCTTAATGATCTGGCGAATTTTACAGTAACAGAGAATTCATTTTTTGATTATGAAAAAACCTCACAGGCTAGAAAAGATGCTGCTACAACAGTTGATCCAGTGATGATTCGAGCTGGAGAGGTAATCGTTCGAGAAGGTCAAACAATCACGAATGAAATCTATGAAAAATTAGATTTAGTAGGTGTTTTAGACTCTGAAAGAAATATTTTCCCTTTATTGGGACTAGGTTTGTTAGTAGCTATCATTACATTATTTATAGCAGTTGAGTTATATCGAAATGCAAAAGAAAATGATTGGAATATGAAAAAAGTTGCGGCAGTTTTATTAATCAGTGTAGTCACTGTATTTCTAATGAAGGTCACCAGCTTGTATACATCTCAATCAAATCAATTGTTCTTTGTAACACCAATTGCCACAGCAGCAATTTTACATAAGTTACTGTTACATGAGCGGATTGCAATAAAAATGGCAATATTTTATTCGATTATCGCAACGGTTATTTTTAATGGTCAAATTGCGGGAGCGTTGAATGTTGAAGTAGGAATATATTTTTTAGTCTCTCAAGTAGCGGCGGTTGGACTACTATCTAATGTTAAAGATAGATATGCCATCCTTAAATCTGCTTTTGGGATGTCACTTATCCATATTGCCACTATACTATTATTTATATTTTTATCGTTTGAAAAATATACATGGATGGATATCATTATTCAAGGTAGTTTTGGAATAATCTCAGCTTGTCTCGCTGCAGTGTTAGCAATGGGAATGCTACCACTGTTCGAAAGCCTACTAGGTGTATTATCAGATATGAAATTACTTCAATTGTCTAACCCTAATCAACCGTTATTAAAAAAATTATTAACTGAAGCGCCTGGAACATATCATCATTCGGTAATGGTGGCAAATATAAGTGAAACAGCATGTGAAGCTATAGGGGCCAATGGATTATTGGCAAGAGTTGGGGCATATTATCATGATATAGGGAAAACAGTTAGACCACAGTATTTTATTGAAAATCAAGTATCTATGCGTAACCCTCATGATTTTATGTCACCAAAGAAAAGTGCTGAAATAATAATTAGTCATCCATATGATGGTGCTGATATGTTAAAAGAGCATCACATGCCGAAAGAAATTATCGATATAGCGATGCAGCATCACTCCAATTCTTTACTAAAATATTTTTATATGAAAGAGAAGGAAGAAAACCCTGAAGTAGAAGAAAGTGATTTTCGATATCCAGGTCCAAAACCGAAACTAAAAGAAACAGCAATCATCTGTATATGTGATTCAGTCGAAGCAGCAGTTCGTTCTTTAAAAGAACCAACGGAAGAAAAGATAGAAGCAATTGTTTCTGGTATTATCCGTGATAAAGTTGCTGATGGACAATTAAATGATAGTCCTTTAACATTAAAGGAGCTTACTGTAATTCAATTTACTATTTGTGAATCACTCAAAGGAATATTTCACTCTCGAATCCAATATCCGAAAGAGGAGGAAAACTAA